A window of the Mucilaginibacter sp. cycad4 genome harbors these coding sequences:
- the recQ gene encoding DNA helicase RecQ yields the protein MTPIQALQKYFGYSAFRHEQEAIIQNILKGQDVMALMPTGGGKSLCYQLPAVLLDGLTIVISPLIALMKDQVDSLNVNGIPAAFLNSSLNPEETRVLVNRLRDNEIKLLYLAPERLFSAESRENKENKLIPFLKTLKVAQIAIDEAHCISSWGHDFRPEYLMLAGLKEEFPSVPVIALTATADKLTQKDILEKLNLKSPAIFVSSFNRANITYRVSPKKNSFKQLIAFLNEHKDESGIIYCLSRKSTEALAEDLKDEGFAAEAYHAGLSNEIKARNQEAFLRDDIKIIVATIAFGMGINKSNVRYVVHVDLPKNIEGYYQETGRAGRDGLPSEALLLYSPGDAMKLQAFAKVEGNEQQSRIMLNKLNDMVKYCQLLSCRRQYLMKYFDEEFPAKCGSCDVCLTEYKRFDGTLIAQKALSAVARLNERFGANYVIDFLRGSKSDKIREEHKQLKTYGIGADISKADWQHHIRELVTMGYLQTAGDEYPVLKLTAQSAAVLKGGQKVEFIEIEKVEEVHHEESLPYEAALLNQLKEVRRGIATNENVPAYIIVSDATLLEMATYLPQSLDELRMISGFGDVKLARYGRELLQPVKAYCAEKGLGSKIKHKSPKRERKVKSGQAASSSRSRDTKAETFALFRSGKTVTEIAAERGFTAATIETHLSHYVQNGDLDITEIVPQKKIAVIADAVESYGAERLSPLKEILGDDYSYGEIKAVIGWMNKEE from the coding sequence ATGACACCTATCCAGGCCCTGCAAAAATACTTTGGTTATAGTGCCTTCAGGCATGAGCAGGAGGCTATTATTCAAAATATACTTAAGGGACAGGATGTAATGGCGCTGATGCCTACCGGCGGCGGCAAATCATTGTGCTACCAGTTGCCTGCTGTGCTGCTCGATGGCCTAACTATTGTAATCTCGCCGCTTATTGCGCTGATGAAAGACCAGGTGGATAGCCTCAACGTTAACGGCATCCCGGCGGCATTCCTCAATTCATCGTTAAATCCCGAGGAAACCCGGGTATTGGTAAACAGGTTGAGGGATAATGAGATCAAACTCCTGTATCTTGCCCCCGAGCGCTTGTTCAGCGCCGAAAGCAGGGAAAACAAAGAGAACAAACTCATCCCCTTTTTAAAAACTCTGAAAGTTGCACAGATAGCCATTGACGAGGCGCATTGTATCTCGTCATGGGGCCATGACTTTAGGCCCGAATATTTAATGCTTGCAGGCCTTAAGGAAGAATTTCCGTCGGTTCCGGTTATTGCGCTTACAGCTACTGCCGATAAGCTTACGCAAAAAGATATCCTCGAAAAACTCAATCTGAAATCGCCGGCAATATTTGTATCCTCCTTTAACAGGGCAAATATCACTTACCGGGTATCTCCCAAAAAGAATAGCTTTAAACAGCTCATCGCCTTTTTAAATGAGCATAAGGATGAGTCGGGGATTATTTATTGTCTATCCCGCAAATCTACCGAGGCTTTGGCCGAGGATTTAAAGGATGAAGGCTTTGCTGCCGAAGCTTACCATGCCGGATTAAGCAATGAAATAAAAGCCCGTAACCAGGAAGCATTTTTGCGCGATGATATCAAGATCATTGTAGCTACCATCGCCTTTGGCATGGGCATCAATAAATCAAACGTGCGCTATGTAGTGCATGTTGACCTGCCTAAAAACATTGAGGGTTATTACCAGGAGACCGGCAGGGCAGGGCGCGACGGTTTACCATCCGAAGCATTGCTGCTTTACTCGCCCGGTGATGCCATGAAGCTACAGGCCTTTGCCAAAGTGGAAGGCAATGAGCAGCAAAGCCGCATTATGCTTAACAAGCTTAATGACATGGTGAAGTATTGTCAGCTGCTCTCCTGCCGCAGGCAATATCTCATGAAATATTTCGACGAGGAATTTCCGGCTAAATGCGGATCATGTGATGTTTGCCTTACCGAGTACAAACGTTTTGATGGTACGCTCATTGCCCAAAAGGCGCTCTCGGCGGTTGCCCGGTTAAATGAGCGTTTCGGGGCTAATTACGTGATAGATTTTTTACGGGGATCAAAAAGCGATAAGATCCGTGAAGAGCATAAGCAGTTAAAAACCTACGGTATCGGCGCAGATATCAGCAAAGCCGACTGGCAGCACCATATCCGCGAGCTGGTTACCATGGGCTATCTGCAAACCGCAGGCGACGAATACCCGGTTTTAAAACTTACCGCGCAAAGTGCAGCTGTATTAAAGGGTGGCCAAAAAGTTGAGTTTATTGAAATAGAAAAAGTTGAAGAAGTTCATCATGAAGAAAGCTTGCCTTATGAAGCAGCGCTGCTTAATCAACTTAAAGAAGTTAGGCGGGGCATTGCCACAAACGAAAATGTGCCTGCCTATATCATAGTATCGGATGCTACTTTATTGGAAATGGCGACTTATCTGCCCCAAAGTTTGGATGAGTTGCGAATGATTTCTGGTTTTGGCGACGTTAAACTGGCACGTTACGGCCGGGAACTGCTGCAGCCGGTTAAAGCTTATTGTGCCGAAAAAGGCCTCGGTTCAAAAATAAAACATAAATCGCCCAAGCGAGAGCGTAAGGTTAAATCAGGGCAGGCCGCATCGTCGTCCCGCAGCAGGGACACAAAGGCCGAAACCTTTGCGTTATTCCGTTCGGGAAAAACGGTAACTGAAATTGCGGCCGAGCGAGGGTTCACCGCAGCTACCATAGAAACACACCTAAGCCATTACGTGCAGAATGGGGATCTGGATATAACCGAAATAGTTCCGCAGAAAAAGATTGCTGTTATTGCTGATGCAGTTGAAAGCTACGGTGCCGAAAGACTATCGCCCCTAAAAGAGATTTTAGGCGATGATTATAGCTATGGAGAGATCAAAGCGGTAATTGGCTGGATGAACAAGGAGGAATAA